The sequence GATGCGCTGCCGGTGGCCTGGACCCTGGCCAGCGGCAACACCGAAAAGGACATCGCCGAAGCCGAGAAGATGCTCGACCTGCGTCGCCACCGGATCTTCAAATTGAAGATCGGTGCCGGCGAAGTCAGCCATGATCTGGCTCACGTCATCGCCATCAAAAAGGCTTTGGGTGACCGCGCGAGTGTACGGGTCGACGTCAACCAGGCGTGGGATGAGGCGGTGGCTTTGCGGGCCTGCAAGGTGCTGGGCGACAACGGTATCGACCTGATCGAACAACCCATTTCCCGCAACAACCGTGGCGGTATGGCTCGGCTCAATCTGTCGAGCCCGGCGCCGATCATGGCCGACGAATCCATCGAGTGTGTCGAAGACGCCTTTAACCTGGCCCGCGAAGGTGCGGCGGCGGTGTTCGCCCTGAAAATCGCCAAGAACGGTGGCCCCCGTGCGGTGTTGCGCACAGCGGCGATTGCCGAAGCGGCCGGTATCGGTCTGTACGGAGGCACCATGCTCGAAGGCGGTATCGGCACGCTGGCCTCGGCCCATGCCTTCCTCACGCTGAACAAGCTGGCGTGGGACACCGAACTGTTCGGGCCGCTGTTGCTCACCGAGGACATCCTCACCGAGCCGTTGGTGTACCGCGATTTCCACCTGCATGTCTCGACCGCACCAGGCCTGGGCCTGGCCATTGATGAAGAGCGTCTGGCGTTCTTCCGTCGCGATAAATAACCCGAGGAAACCTGCCATGTTGTTCCACGTAAAAATGACCGTGAACCTGCCTCTCGACATGAACCCCGAGCGTGCGGCCGGGCTCAAGGCTGAAGAAAAGGCCCTGGCTCAGCGTCTGCAACAAGAGGGCAAATGGCGCCACCTGTGGCGCATCGCCGGGCTGTATGCCAACTACAGCGTGTTCGATGTCGACAGCGTGCAAGAACTGCATGACCTGCTGATGCAACTGCCGCTTTATCCCTACATGGCCATTGAGGTGAATGCCCTGTGCCGGCATCCGTCGTCGATCCATGAGGATGACCGCTGAGCCTGTTTTCCACACTAATAACGACAAGATGAGGATTGCACCATGTCCATCCGACTTTCCCAGACTGCCCATGCCCAACAGTTTCTCGAAGAAGCCAGCGGCAACCTCAATGACGCTGGCAACCCGCGGGCCAAGGCGCTGATCTACCGGATCCTGCGGGACACGGTGAACATCATCGAAGACCTGGAAGTGACCCCGGAAGAGTTCTGGAAGGCGGTCAACTACCTCAACGAACTGGGCAAGAATCAGGAAGCCGGGCTGCTCGCTGCCGGCCTGGGCCTGGAGCATTACCTGGACATGCTGATGGATGCTGCAGACGAGGAGGCCGGCAAATCTGGCGGCACCCCGCGCACCATCGAAGGCCCGCTATACGTAGCGGGTGCGCCGCTGTCCAAGTACGAAGCGCGGCTGGATGACGGGCAGGACCCGGGTGTGCCGCTGTTCATGCAGGGGCAGGTGCGCGACACCGACGGCAAGCCGTTGGCGGGCACGATTGTCGATGTGTGGCAGGCCAATACCGGTGGCACGTATTCGTGGTTTGACGGTACACAGTCGGAGTTCAACCTGCGTCGGCGGATCGAGACGGATGCCCAGGGCAACTACCGTTTTCGCAGCATCGTGCCGTCAGGTTATGGCTGCCCACCGAGCGGGCCAACTCAGCAACTGTTGGACCAGTTGGGGCGGCATGGGCAGCGGCCGGCGCATATTCACTTCTTTATTTCGGCACCGGGTTATCGGCACCTGACGACGCAGATCAACCTGTCGGATGATCCGTATCTGCATGATGATTTTGCCTATGCGACGCGCGATGAGTTGATTGCCGAGATTCGTTTCAGTGACGACGCCAACCTGGCGAGGGAGTTTGGGGTTGACGGGCAGTTTGCGCAGATTGATTTTGACTTTGAGTTGCAGCCGGCGGTGGCGCCTGTAGAGCAGAAGCGGATGCAGCGGGTGCGCGCCCTGGAAGACTGAGCGCGGTTAAAAATGTGGGAGCGGCGGTGCGACGATTCGACTTGCCCGCTCCCACATTGGTTATGTGGTGTGCCTGGCTACTTGCGCACCACCAGATCCAACAAATCATCCCGATCCTTGATCTTCTGCAACACAATCTCCGAGCGAATATCCATCACCCCCGCCGTGCGGTTCAGGTGGTTCACAATAAAATCCGAAAAATGCTTCAGGTTGCGCGCTTGCACCCGCAGCACATAGTTGCTGGCGCCGGTGATCACATAGGCACTGGCCACTTCCGGCCAACCTTGGACCTTCTTGATAAACGTCTCATGCCAGTCCTCAACATCCTGGCGCAACGACAAGTGGACGATGGCTTCCAACTCAATCCCCAGTTGCTCGGCATTCAGTACCGCACGATAACCACTGATGATTCCCTCACTCTCCAGCAGCCGTAAACGTCGCAGGCAGGCGGAGGGCGACAGCGCGACTTTCTCCGCCAGTTCCTGGTTGCTGATACGGCCATCCTGTTGCAGGAAATGCAGGAGGCGCAGGTCGGTGGCGTCGAGAATCATGGTTAGAATAAATCCGCGTGTTTGGAGGTTAAATTCGAATTTCCTACGTCTTAATTAGCGCGTTACCTACCACTTTGCACGAAAATTCTCTAAAGCTTCGTTCATTATTTGGGCCATCGTTACCCACAGCGACACCCACAAGAACAGGATCGACCATGACTACCCGAAATCATTGCCGGGCCCTCGATGCCCAAGACCCGCTGGCTCCCTTGCGCAATCAGTTCGCGCTGCCCGACGGGGTGATCTACCTCGACGGCAACTCACTCGGCGCCCGCCCGGTGGCCGCTTTGGAGCGGGCGCAAGCAGTGATCGCCGAGGAATGGGGCAATGGTTTGATCCGCAGTTGGAACAGCGCCGGTTGGGCTGACCTGTCGCAGCGCCTGGGCAATCGTCTGGCGCCGCTGATTGGTGCTCGTGACGGCGAAGTGGTGATCACTGATACCACCTCCATCAACCTGTTCAAGGTGCTGAGCGCTGCATTGACCGTGCAGCGTAATCGCGCGTCGAACCGCAAGGTGATCGTCAGCGAAGCCAGCAACTTTCCCACCGATCTGTACATCGCCGAAGGCCTGGCTGAATTGCTGCAACAAGGCTATTCCCTGCGCCTGGTGAATAGCCCTGACGAGCTGCCCCAAGCCATCGATCAAGATGTGGCGGTGGTGATGCTCACCCACGTCAACTACAAGACCGGCTATATGTACGACATGCAGAGCCTGACTTCCCTGACCCATGAATGCGGCGCCCTGGCGATCTGGGACCTGGCGCATTCGGCGGGCGCGGTGCCGATCGATCTGCATCAGGCTGGCGCGGATTACGCGATTGGCTGCACGTACAAATACCTCAACGGCGGGCCGGGCTCCCAGGCGTTTGTGTGGGTCAACCCCGCGCTGGTGGATGTGGTCAGGCAGCCGTTGTCGGGCTGGTTCGGGCATACCCGGCAGTTCGCCATGGAATCGCGTTATGCCCCGAGCCAAGGCATCGCCCGCTACCTGTGTGGTACTCAGCCGATCACCTCACTGGCAATGGTGGAATGTGGCCTGGATATTTTCGCCCAGACCGACATGGCCAGTCTGCGCACCAAGTCGTTGGCACTGACTGACTTGTTCATCGAGTTGGTGGAAGCGCGCTGCGCCGCGCATGAATTGACGCTGATTACGCCGCGTGAACACGCCCGGCGCGGCAGCCACGTCAGCTTCGAACACCCCGAAGGCTACGCCGTTATCCAGGCCTTGATAGCCCGTGGCGTGATTGGTGATTACCGCGAACCACGCATCATGCGGTTTGGTTTTACCCCGCTGTACACCAGCTTTACTGAGGTGTGGGATGCCGTGGAAATTCTCGGTGAGATTCTCGACCACAAGACCTGGGACCAGCCGCAATTCAAAGTTCGTAATAGCGTCACCTGAGGAGTAACACAAAACCAATGTGGGAGCGAGCAAGCCCGCTCCCACAGGGGAATTGTGTTCCCACAAAGTTCAGTGCATGCAGTAAGACAGTGCAATCACAATAATAAGGGGGCACGCCACGTGACCACGCCAGACAACGGCTTTGCAGCAATAACCAACCGCGAGTTGGGCCTCAGGCGCCAGCTCACTTCCGGCCAGATGAGCATGATCGCCATCGGTGGCGCCATCGGCACTGGGCTGTTCATGGGCAGTGCCTACGCCATCGGGTATGCCGGGCCCAGCGTGTTGGTCAGCTACGCCATTGGTGCGCTGATTACCTTGCTGTTGATGGGCTGCCTGGCGGAGATGACCGTCGCGCATTCCACCTCGGGTTCCTTCGGCGCCTATGCCGAGTTCTACATCAGCCCACTGGCCGGGTTCCTGGTGCGTTATGCGTACTGGGCGGCGATTGTGCTGGCGGTGGGCGCCGAGGTCACGGCGGTGGCGATGTACATGAAGTACTGGTTCGCCAACGTGCCGGAATGGGTGTGGATCGTCTCGTTTTCCAGTGTGCTGATCGTGCTCAACGCCATCAGCGTCAAGACCTTCGGCAATTTTGAGTACTGGTTTTCCACGATCAAGATCAGCGCCATCGTCGGCTTCATCATCCTCGCGGTGTATGTGGTATTTGGCTCGGGTAACCCGGATTACGGTGTGCAGAACTACACGGCCCACGGCGGATTTTTCCCCCACGGCCTGAGCGGCATGTGGATCGCTGTGATCGTATCGATCTTCAGCTACTTGAGTGTCGAGATGATCGCCGTGGCCGCCGGTGAAGCGGCAGACCCGGAGCAGGCGGTGAAGAAGGCCTTTCGCGCCACCATCGTGCGGCTGGTGGTGTTTTACCTGCTGACCCTGGCGCTGATGCTCGCCATCGTGCCGTGGAATCAGTCGGGCCATACCCAAAGCCCGTTCGTCACGGTGATGCAGACCATCGGCATTCCCGGCGCTACGGGGGTGATGAACTTCGTGATCCTGATTGCGGCGCTCTCGGCGATGAACAGCCAGCTCTATATCACCACTCGCATGATGTTCAGCCTGTCCCGTGCCGGCTTTGCACCAAAATCCATGGGCGCCTTGAGCAAGAGCGGGATCCCGTTGAACGCTTTGCTGTTGTCCAGCTCGGGCATCGCCCTGGCGACCTTGTTGAACGTGGTGTACCCGGAAAGCTCGTTCACCTTGATGATGGCGATCTCCATGTTTGGCGCGATCTTCACCTGGTTCATGATCTTCCTGACCCACTTGTTTTTCCGCCGCTACCGCAAGCGTAACGGTGGGGCGAAGTTGTCCTTTGAACTGCGGCTGTTCCCTTACAGCACGCTGTTGGGGCTGGTGCTGATGGGCGCGGTGATGATCACCACTTACTTCACCGAGGCCTTCAAGATGACGTTGGTGTTTGGGGTGCCGTTCCTGCTGATTCTGTCGGCGGTGTATTACGTGTTCTTCCGCAAGGGTTCTGCCAAGGCATCGAGCAAGGCCCTGGCGTAACCGGGCAGTTGTTCAAACGAGCGGGCGCATAACAGCAACGTGCGGCAGGCCCATTCCTCATTCAGGGGCTGGGCCTTGAAGTGGTGTTTCCGAGGGCTGCGATCCAGTGCCGCTTGCGGCACAATTCCCAGCCCGGCGCCCCGGGTAACCATACGAATGACGCCATCAAATCCGTCCGCCCGAATGCGCGTTTGCAAGCGAAAACCGGCGTGCAGCGCCTGTTCTTCCAGGTACACCGCCAGGGCGCTGTTGGCGGCCAACCCCACATAGTCGTGCCGCAAACTGTCGATAAAACTGACGTTAATACTGGCGGCCAGCGGATGCCCCAGCGGCATGATCAGCACCAGAGGGTCATCGCGAAAGGGCAGGGTCTGCAAACCGTGGGTATCCACCGCATCGGAAATAATCCCCAGGTCCGCCGCACCCTGGCGCAAGGCATGGGTGATCCGCAGGCTGGGCAGTTCCTGCAGGTCGATATCCAGGTTGGGATGCGCGCAGAGAAAGTCCGCCAACAGTTCCGGCAGGTATTCGCTGAGTGCGGTGGTGTTGCACAGCAGGCGCACTTGGCCTTTGACGCCGTTGGCGTATTCCGCGAGGTCCTGCTGCAGGCGTTCGGCCTGTTGCAGCATCAGCCGCGCATGCCGGGCCAGAGCGTTGCCGGCAGCGGTTGGCGTTACGCCCCGGCGACCGCGTTGAAGAAACTCGGTGCCCAGTGACGCCTCCATCGCCCGGATCCGCGCACTGGCCGCTGCCAGGGATAAATGACTGCGACTGGCCCCGGCGGTGATGTTGCCGGTGTCGAGGATGTGCAGGTAGAGGCGCAGGTCGATCAGGTCAAAGTGCATGGCTGTGGGAGTCCGTTGAACAAAGGGTGTTTGCACTGACGCTTTCGCGAGCAAGCCCGCTCCCACATTCGACCGCATTCCAACAGATGCACTCGGTCGAATGTGGGAGCGGGCTTGCTCGCGAAGGCGTCATCAGCCTCACGCAAAACAAGAGGCAACCTCAGTATATGGCGAATGTTCAACCATGAGCCCACCCCATAAAATCAGCCCATGAATACCTTCCTCGCGTTCTATCAAAACCTCGGCCCGGTACTGACACTGCTGGTCAT is a genomic window of Pseudomonas sp. ADAK18 containing:
- the catC gene encoding muconolactone Delta-isomerase produces the protein MLFHVKMTVNLPLDMNPERAAGLKAEEKALAQRLQQEGKWRHLWRIAGLYANYSVFDVDSVQELHDLLMQLPLYPYMAIEVNALCRHPSSIHEDDR
- a CDS encoding muconate cycloisomerase family protein, whose amino-acid sequence is MPICAIESIETIIVDLPTIRPHKLAMHTMQNQTLVIIRVRCADGIEGVGESTTIGGLSYGNESPDSIKVNIDRHFAPLLIGQDASNINAAMLRLERSIRGNTFAKSGIESALLDALGKRLSLPVSELLGGRVRDALPVAWTLASGNTEKDIAEAEKMLDLRRHRIFKLKIGAGEVSHDLAHVIAIKKALGDRASVRVDVNQAWDEAVALRACKVLGDNGIDLIEQPISRNNRGGMARLNLSSPAPIMADESIECVEDAFNLAREGAAAVFALKIAKNGGPRAVLRTAAIAEAAGIGLYGGTMLEGGIGTLASAHAFLTLNKLAWDTELFGPLLLTEDILTEPLVYRDFHLHVSTAPGLGLAIDEERLAFFRRDK
- a CDS encoding LysR substrate-binding domain-containing protein is translated as MHFDLIDLRLYLHILDTGNITAGASRSHLSLAAASARIRAMEASLGTEFLQRGRRGVTPTAAGNALARHARLMLQQAERLQQDLAEYANGVKGQVRLLCNTTALSEYLPELLADFLCAHPNLDIDLQELPSLRITHALRQGAADLGIISDAVDTHGLQTLPFRDDPLVLIMPLGHPLAASINVSFIDSLRHDYVGLAANSALAVYLEEQALHAGFRLQTRIRADGFDGVIRMVTRGAGLGIVPQAALDRSPRKHHFKAQPLNEEWACRTLLLCARSFEQLPGYARALLDALAEPLRKNT
- a CDS encoding Lrp/AsnC family transcriptional regulator, which translates into the protein MILDATDLRLLHFLQQDGRISNQELAEKVALSPSACLRRLRLLESEGIISGYRAVLNAEQLGIELEAIVHLSLRQDVEDWHETFIKKVQGWPEVASAYVITGASNYVLRVQARNLKHFSDFIVNHLNRTAGVMDIRSEIVLQKIKDRDDLLDLVVRK
- a CDS encoding amino acid permease, with translation MTTPDNGFAAITNRELGLRRQLTSGQMSMIAIGGAIGTGLFMGSAYAIGYAGPSVLVSYAIGALITLLLMGCLAEMTVAHSTSGSFGAYAEFYISPLAGFLVRYAYWAAIVLAVGAEVTAVAMYMKYWFANVPEWVWIVSFSSVLIVLNAISVKTFGNFEYWFSTIKISAIVGFIILAVYVVFGSGNPDYGVQNYTAHGGFFPHGLSGMWIAVIVSIFSYLSVEMIAVAAGEAADPEQAVKKAFRATIVRLVVFYLLTLALMLAIVPWNQSGHTQSPFVTVMQTIGIPGATGVMNFVILIAALSAMNSQLYITTRMMFSLSRAGFAPKSMGALSKSGIPLNALLLSSSGIALATLLNVVYPESSFTLMMAISMFGAIFTWFMIFLTHLFFRRYRKRNGGAKLSFELRLFPYSTLLGLVLMGAVMITTYFTEAFKMTLVFGVPFLLILSAVYYVFFRKGSAKASSKALA
- the kynU gene encoding kynureninase, whose product is MTTRNHCRALDAQDPLAPLRNQFALPDGVIYLDGNSLGARPVAALERAQAVIAEEWGNGLIRSWNSAGWADLSQRLGNRLAPLIGARDGEVVITDTTSINLFKVLSAALTVQRNRASNRKVIVSEASNFPTDLYIAEGLAELLQQGYSLRLVNSPDELPQAIDQDVAVVMLTHVNYKTGYMYDMQSLTSLTHECGALAIWDLAHSAGAVPIDLHQAGADYAIGCTYKYLNGGPGSQAFVWVNPALVDVVRQPLSGWFGHTRQFAMESRYAPSQGIARYLCGTQPITSLAMVECGLDIFAQTDMASLRTKSLALTDLFIELVEARCAAHELTLITPREHARRGSHVSFEHPEGYAVIQALIARGVIGDYREPRIMRFGFTPLYTSFTEVWDAVEILGEILDHKTWDQPQFKVRNSVT
- the catA gene encoding catechol 1,2-dioxygenase, which encodes MSIRLSQTAHAQQFLEEASGNLNDAGNPRAKALIYRILRDTVNIIEDLEVTPEEFWKAVNYLNELGKNQEAGLLAAGLGLEHYLDMLMDAADEEAGKSGGTPRTIEGPLYVAGAPLSKYEARLDDGQDPGVPLFMQGQVRDTDGKPLAGTIVDVWQANTGGTYSWFDGTQSEFNLRRRIETDAQGNYRFRSIVPSGYGCPPSGPTQQLLDQLGRHGQRPAHIHFFISAPGYRHLTTQINLSDDPYLHDDFAYATRDELIAEIRFSDDANLAREFGVDGQFAQIDFDFELQPAVAPVEQKRMQRVRALED